From Thalassotalea psychrophila:
TTCTCCATCTCTCGAGCAATTGAACCTTGTAAGTGATGTCCTGGAACAGCTTCATGCAACGTAAGCGCTTCTAATACGTACAAAGGTCGGCGATCTAAGGCATAAGTGTTTACCCAGTAGTTACCTGGTTGATCGTCACGACTGGGGCCAGAATAACGCCCAGTTGTATACTTAGGCGCTAGGCTTGCCGGAACCGGTATTACACCATATGGCGTACGGGGTAGAGTTTTAAATAAAGATGGCAACTTGGCATCCATCTTTTTCGCAATATAAGAGGCTTCTTTAAGTAACTGCTCAGGTGTGGTTGCATAAAATTGTGGGTCCGTTCTTAAAAATTCAACAAACTCAGCAAAGCTACCTTTAAATTCAACTTCCTTTATCACCTCTTCCATTTCAGCACGAATTCTTGCGACTTCTTTTAAACCAACATTATGAATTTCATCAGCATTCATCGTTAATGTAGTGTAGTGCTCAATTCTATTTTGATAGAAATCTGCGCCATTAGGAAAATCTTTGGCGGCAATAGTTTGACGTGCGTTAGGAATGTAAACATTAACCATAAAATCATAAAAACGCTGATACATTGGGTTAATATTTTCACTTATTATTTTTTGCGCTTGTTGTTTTAATTCGTCTTGTTGTTCAGTCGATATATGATCCGGCATTGTTATAAAAGGACGATAGAACTCACTTTTTGTCACGTCTTCAACAATTAGTGAACTAATACTATATTCAAAACCTTCTAATACGACTTGTGGCTGGCTTATACCTGACTCCAAGCCTTTCTTCATCCAATATGTTTGCTGTTCAAAATACGTATCTAAGGCAATTAATCGCTGTAAATAAGTTTGATAATCTTCACTTGATTTAAACGTTGAGCGGTTCACCATAAAAGTCATGTAGGCATGAAATCCACCCTCGGCAGTTATCGGCAAATAATGATCAAAGTTCTGATAGGAATCGATTTCATTTTTTAATTTATAAGCCAAAATAGTATGGTTTATTTGGTTGTCAAAGCTTAGTGTAGATTTATCGATAGCTTGCAAGCGTTGATATATACCAGCCGTTATTTCATGATCTTTCGCCAGCGCTTCTGGTGATACATCATAATAAAGAATATTGTTTTCTTTTTTAAATGGGTTTAATGAGTCCTGATACGTTTTTTGCTCATCAATAATTTGTAACAACTGGGCGTCGCTAGCTTGTACTTGTTCGTTGTCATCTGTTTGAACACATGAGAAAAGTAGGGCTATAGGAAAAAGGATAAAAATTAGTTTGTTCATAGGGGATTCTCTTTTTGAGTATGACCGTATTAAACTCTTACGCTCTATTGTAGTCAATAATTAATTGTGCAAGTGTTAACTCGCTGTAAACAGCTATACCATGATCACTTAGTAACTGTGCAGTAACGCCTTTGCCATTAACTTTAGTGCCATTAAAGTCACCATTATAAACTTGATTGCTTCCGCATGATGGACTGTATTCTTTGAGAAGGGCAAATTTTATCTGATGTTGTAAGCATAGACCTAAAGCGTGTTTGGCTCCTTGCTGAAATTGCTCGCTAACATCGACACCAAACTCATCAATCACTTTATTGCCAACTTGTTCGGCTCTAGCTCTTGGCACAGACAAACCGCCGGACACTTCAGGGCAAATAACAACTAAACAGCCCTGTTGTTGCCAAGTAGTAATTTGGGGATCAACAATAGATTTAGTCTTGCCGTCATACCTAACTTTATTACCTAAAAAGCAGCTGCTAATTAATATTTTACTAATCATGATCTTGTTTAAATAATGTTTCGAGCTCGGCTCGCCCCTGATTACTCACCTTAATTAACTCTTTTATATCGAATTTATTTTGGCCTTGATACGATTTTTCTAGCATTTCTTCATCATGCGCTTTAAATACTTTCACCAAATGTTTCGCTTTTGCTTTATCAAATCCATACTCTTCAAGCACTATTTGCGCCGCAGTTAAACTGCTATCAAACATTTCTCTTACATTAGTATAAACACCAATATCTCGGTATTTAAGTACACTAAAGCGGCTTTTAGCACGAGCAATAATCTTTATATGCGGGAAGTGTTCTTTTACTGTTTTTGCGATATCGAAACCATGCTTATCAGAGTCAGCGGCAATAAACATAATGCGCACATGTTCAATACCTGCAGCCTTTAATAATCTTAAATTAGTAGCATCACCAAAAAACACCTTGTTGCCAAATTGCTTTATAAATTCAATATGTTCTGCATTATTGTCAAGCGCCGTAAAGTGAATATTGTTGGCGGTCAATATACGACCAGTAATTTGTCCAAAACGACCAAAGCCAGCAATAATGACCTCAGGCTCTAAAATATCTGTTTCTGTATCATACTCGGGAGTCGCTGTTTTTCTCTGCTGAAGTTTTTCATAAAGGATCACTAAAGGCGATGTTAATGCCATTGAAATACCAACAATTAACGTAGCTTGTCCGGCTATCTCATTAGGTAACAACGAGTCGGCAACAGCTAAATTAAATATTACAAAGGCAAATTCACCACCTTGTGACAACATTAATGCTAGCCGCAAAGGATGTGTGCCCGCTTGATTGTTAAACCTTAAAAGGCCGTAGATAATGGCTGTTTTAATGGTAATTAACACTAAACTTGCACCAATAATAACCACCGGCTGAGCAATCAGTAAATCGAGTTCCAAATTCATGCCAATGGCAATAAAGAACAAACCAAGTAATAAGCCTTTAAACGGTGCTATTTCAACTTCTAGTTGGTGCCTAAAGCTTGAGTTTGCCAGTAAAATTCCGGCAATAAATGCCCCTAAGCCCATAGACAAACCAACTAATTGCATTACCAAAGCCGTAGCAATAACAATTAATAATGCCGCTGCAGTCATCACTTCAGTATTTCCATAACGAGACATAATTCGCAGTAACGGGTTAACTAAATAGCGACCTGAAAATAATACGCCAACAATAACTAACACACTGATATACCAAGCAGGTTCATTGGGGTTACTTGAGCCAGCGAGTGCGGCTACTAATAACAAGATAGGGATCACCGCTAAATCTTGCATCAGTAAAATTGAAAAGCCTTTTTGCCCTAATGGCGTTGTTAGTAAACGTTTTTCTTTCATTAATTGAATTGCAAAGGCGGTAGATGACAAGCCAAAAGCTAAGCCTAAAACAAGGGCAATTTTCCAATCAAACGAAAGCAGTAATAATATTGCAGTGATTGCTAAGGCACAAAATAGCAACTGGCCACCACCTATAAATAAGATTTGATTGCGCATTCTGAGCAGTTTTTCTGGCTCCAACTCAAGACCAATAACAAACAATAAAAACACTACGCCTAATTCAGCAAAATGTAATATTTGCTCTGGGTCATTAATAAGCCCTAATACTGATGGGCCAATAATTAAACCAGCAGCGAGATAGCCTAAAATGGCACCGAGTTTAAAGCGGGTGAAAATGGGAACTGCTATAACGGCAGCGCTAAGAAAAATAACACCGGAGGTGAGAGCGCTCATCAAAAATCCTATTTATGAATGAATCAATTGGCTTGGATATATAATATCTTATTTTAAGGAAATGTTTTCCGCTTATCCTTGGTCTATCAGAATAACATAAATTTTTTTATAAATTAGAGAGTGAACTGTGAAAAGAATATTAACCTTGCTAGCCCTATTATCGCTAAGCCTCAACGTAGTGGCAAAACCAATCGCTGAAACCCAAGACTTAGTTTCGCCTTTACTGCCAGGACAATCAATTCCAAGCACGATGACAAGTACTATAAAAAATGAAAACGTTGATTTGGCTGAATTAATCCGTGGTAAGCCAACGGTACTATTTTTTTATCGTGGCGGTTGGTGCCCATTTTGCAATGTACAAATGGGACAACTTCAAGAAATAGAAGGTGATCTTAAAAATCTCGGATTTCAGTTAATTGGCATATCGACAGACTCACCAACGGACTTGCAAAAAAGTATTAATAAGAAAGAGCTTAGCTACCAACTTTTATCAGACTACAACAGCAATGTTAGCCAGGCATTCGGTTTGGCTTTTTATGCTTCACAAAAAGTAACCGATCGCTATTTAGCAAAAATGAACTTACAGAATCCATTACAAAAAAATGCTGCTGGAGATGAACGTTTAGTATTACCAGCACCTGCAGTGTATGTAGTAGATGCAAAAGGATTAGTACAATTTCAATACGTTAATCCAAATTATAAAACTCGTCTAGCGCCAGAATTATTATTACATGCAGCAAAATTGGCGATGTAAACAAAACACTCGAAGGCTGATTATTCAGCCTTCCTATTTTCAGTAATGGTCTGATAAATCACTGGATTAAAGTTGTTAACTACCTCGCTGATCTGTACTGAATTCAGATAACTGTTTTTAGCAATAGCTAAACTGTCAGCAGAATTGGCATGTACTCTGGCAATCACATCCCCGGCAGTTACTTTACTACCAATATGAATAATTTGATCAAATCCGACGCTATGGTCTACATCTTGCCCATTTGATAATCGACCACCGCCTAAAGTAACCACAGCCATGCCTATATCCCGTGTTTGCATAGCGTTTATTACACCAATTGTTGGCGCTTTAATATCTTCAATAACGTTAGCAACAGGCATATATTTATCTGGTGTAGAGAACAAGTCGCTTGGCCCGCCCATATGAGTGATCATTTTAGCGAAAACTTCTGCAGCCTTGCCATTTGATAAGACGTTATTTACTAGCTGTTTAGCATCATTTGTATTTTTTGCTAACTCCGCATCAATCAGCATTGCGCAAGCTAAAGCATTTACTACTTCATGCAGCCTAGGATCTCGATATTCGCCACTTAAATAGTCTAGCGTTTCTTTAATCTCAAGGGCATTGCCGGCGGTATTTCCTAACACTTGATTCATGTCGGTTATAATTGCCTGGGTTTTAACCCCTGCACCATTAGCAACATTAACAATGCTTTGTGCCAGTTCTTTTGATGCCTGTATATCTTGCATCATAGCGCCATTACCGACTTTAACATCCATTACCAAAGCATTAAGGCCCGCCGATAATTTTTTAGATAAAATTGACGCGGTAATAAGCGGTACTGACTCAACCGTTGCGGTAATATCCCGAATTGAATATAAGCGTTTATCTGCTGGAGCAATGTTACTGGTTTGCCCTATTATGGCCATGCCTACATCTTTTACGATATGTTTGAATTGCTCTGTAGTAGGCTGAACATTGAAACCAGCAATACTTTCTAATTTATCTACTGTTCCACCAGTATGACCCAGTCCTCGCCCTGAGATCATTGGCACATAAGCGCCATTAGCAGCAACAATAGCCGCCAACATAAAACTAACTTTATCGCCGACACCACCAGTAGAGTGCTTATCTACAATAGGTCCATCAAGCTCAGGCCATTGTAATACATCTCCAGAGTTCATCATTTGTCTTGTTAAGGCGACCGTTTCATCAACATTCATCCCTTGTTGCACAATGGCCATCGCCATAGCACCTACTTGCGCGTCATTAAAACTGCGATCAACTAATCCCGTGACAAAGCCTTGAATTTCAGCATTCGATAAGACTTTACCATCACGTTTTTGACGAATAATTTCTTGTGGAAGAAACATAATATTGCCTATTCTAAATCTTTCGGGGTAAAAGCATCTGGAAGTAACTGTTTAACGGTCCAGCTTATTTGTTGGTCAAGGTGATTTACCGCAGTGACTATTGCTGATTGATCCAAAAATTCGGCAATCACTTGTCGACAGGCACCACAAGGTGGTGTGAGCTTTTCTTGCTCGGTATAAATAACTAACGTTTGAAATTGTTGCTCACCATTAATTACTGCTTGAGCAATACAATTTCGTTCTGCACAAACAGTTAATCCATAAGAGGCATTTTCAACATTACAACCACTGACTATATTGCCATTTTTTGTTAGTGCCGCCGCACCTACAAAGAAGTTGCTATACGGTGCGTAGGCATTGTTATATGCGTTTTTTGCCGCCAGTTCAAGGGCACTAATATTTAAATTTTGTTCTACCTTCGCCAAAAGAAATCCTCGTTCAACTAATTTATTATCAATAAGTTTAGCAAAAGATAAGCTACACACATTAGATGTTTACACTAACTATCAAACTAAAACATTGTTACTCTACTCTCATCCGAAAATGGCAACTATACTTAAACTAAGTTTATTAAAAATAACAAAAAATTGATCAAATGATTTTGGGAAAGAAATGAAAAAAACGCTCATCATATTATCCTTTATCTTCATAGCTGTTACTGCGCTATTTTTGATGCCCGAACGTCCTCCAATAAAAGCAGACAAAGTATTTGTAAAACAAGTACCTACTACCAAAAATCAAAAAACTAATGCTACCTCCAAGAACATAGAGAACAGTAAAGATAACAACTCTAATGACACTATTGAAACTGCGGTTAAAGATAAAACAATTCTCAACGAAGCGCCTGATGGAAAACCAAATGTTGATGGGGTTTTGCCAGTTCAGAAAATTAATTATCGTCATCAAAAACAATATTTTAAAAATCAAAGAAATATCTTTGCATTAAATAATCGAAGCGACGAAGAAAAAGCAATTGATGCATTACAATTCAATCCTTACTGGGGACTAGAAGCAGATTACGCTAATTTAAAAGGTGCCCACAAAGGTCAAGATGCAGTTCTTGATGAAGCGAGCGAAGTACGCTTCAGAGATAGCGCCGAATCATCCGCTATTATGATAAATATCATTGGCTCAGTCCCACTCACAGAAAAGTCCTCATTTTTTGCCAAAGTTGGGCTGAACAACTGGGAAATTGAAGAAAGCCAAGCGAACGCCCTTAGTGCCAATCAACGTCCTGTTTATGGTCAACCCGGAATGAACTCAGACTTAGATGGTGGTACTGATATGTTCTATGGCATTGGTTTTAAGTATGATTACGACAGCTTTATTTTAAAATCTGAAATGCAAGTATTTGAAATAAATGGTGAAGAGCATGAAGTCTTCACCATAGGTGGTGATTTTAAGTTTTAATCACCTACAAGAAGATCCCGTATCAAGTACGGGAAGACGATAGTGGAGTACGGGACGACTAGGTCGTCTGCTATGGCCACTTCTTGGCGATCTTTACAATAGGTTGGCCGGAGAATATTGATCGGTTAAAACTTTATATTCTTCATCAGGTAGTTGCTCAATTTCTAAAAAGGCCAACATATTGGTTAGTTTAATATTATAGTCTGCTAATCTTGGCTCTAATTTAATCAAACGCTCTGACAACTCTACATTAGTCGGTTTTATTTTAGGGAGCATGATCACTCTGTTACCCTTGTTATAACCTTTTTGCAAAGAGTAAAAATCACCAAATACTGCATGATAAGTAGCCGTTTCATGATGATAAAGTTTACTACTAGAAAATGTGTTCGCAACCAATACTCCATTATCGGTAAGCAAACTTTGAGTTTCTTCTAAAAACTCTTTGGTTAACAAATGCTCTGGAATATATTCGCCATTAAAGGCATCGAGAATAATCAAATCGTATTGTTGATTTTTACGTTTTGCCCGTTTAATAAAAATACGGCCATCTTGGGTATGACTTCTCACCTTATCAGATGTTTTAAAATCAAAATATTGCTTCGCTACTCTGATGACCGCAGGGTCAATTTCAACATTATCAATTTCAACGTCGGGAAATAATTCTAATAAGCTATTTGACAATGTGCCGCCGCCTAATCCGATAATAAGTACTTTCTTAGGCGATGGATTAAATAACAAAGAAGACATGACATACTTGGTGTAATCAAACACCAATGCTTTTGGTTTGGTTTTATCGATGCAAGATTGACTCGTTTTCAGACGCTTAACAGAAAATTTTAAACAACGAATATCGCCTTTATCTTCAACAATAATGTTGCGATATAAAGAGCGCTCTTCTTTTATTATTTCCGCCTGTACAGAAAACGGAATGAATAAAATAAAGGCGAGTAAGCCTAAAAATTTATGATTGCAGTTGAACATGTGCATTTTTAAATTCCATTTTGTAAAAACATATCGCTAATATTCCAAGCGTTATAAGCAGTAAACAAAAACTAAAGATTATTGTATTTACTTCAAACCAAAGTACCAAATAAAATGATGTCGCTAACGTACCAATTGCCGAGCCCAAGGTAGACACAAAATAAAGCATGCCTGCAACATGGCCACTTTCAATATGACTGGTCACTAATAAACGTACAGAGTAAGGTGATATCATCCCAAGAATAATTGTGGGTATGAAAAACAGCAACATAGAGGCTACTAGTGAGCCATATCGGCTGTCTTCAATGTTATCAAAAACAAACTCCAGCATAGGAGTAGCAAAATACGCTATCGGCAATAATGCAATGCCGGCAAACATAAATATACTGCCATAACGCTTTAAGGAAGGTTTAGTTAATGATAATCGCCCGCCAAGTAAGTAGCCAAAAGATAACGACAACATAAACACAGTAATAATACTGCCCCATACATGTACGCTTGAACCAAAATAGGGAGCTAATATGCGACCACCAAGTAACTCAATGCCCATGATTGAAAAGCCGCTACTAAAGGCGAGTAAATAAATAAAATAGTTATGGAAGGTTCTGTTCATGTTACTGCAAATTAGACAAGTTATCTGTCTAATTTAACAGTACGAAATAGGGCAAGCAACAATAAATTAACTTATTATAAAGATTTTATTCGTGAACGAATAATACCAATTCCATTAATTATGGACTTGGTATTATTGTTCTTATAGGAGATTAAGTATCGGTTGAACCACGTTCAATTAACTGGCTTGGAATTAAGGTAGTGTTTGGCTGTTCACCACCCACGAGTTTTAGCAAGTTATCAACCAAGAGCTGTCCAGCAAGTATGGTGTCTTGTTTGGCAGTAGTCAAAGGTGGGTTTATAAAGTTGGCCATAGGAATATCATCAAAACCTACCACAGAAACATCATCAGGAATTTTTAAACCATGCTCTTTAAGTGCACGAATTGCGCCAATAGCAATAAGATCACAAGCGCCAAATAAAGAATCAAACTTTACTCCTTGGGCTAATAAATCTTTGGTTGCCAAATAGCCGGCTTCTTCGGTGTACAGAGCATCAACTTGTAAATTTTCATCCACAGAAACACCTGCTTTTTTGAGAGCTTTAACATGTCCTTTATAACGATCATTAAACTCTGGAGCCCGACGTGATGCGGTACCTATGAAAGCACATCTACTGCGACCTTTATGTAATAAATGCTGAGTTAATTGCATACCGCCATGAATGTTATCACAGCCTAAGGTCGCTACTTGCATATCTTTTACTTCTGCGCCCCAACGAACAAAATGTGTTTTTTGTTCAAGCAGTTGTACTAGTTTCTTCTTATATTCTACGTAATCACCATAGCCTAATAAAATAATACCGTCAGCTTTGTTAGTATCTTCAAACTCGGCATGCCAGTCATTGTCCATTTGCTGAAAAGAGACGAGCAAATCATAACCTTTATTGGCACAAGCACGGGTGATGCTGCCAAGCATGGAAAGGAAAAACGG
This genomic window contains:
- a CDS encoding DUF885 domain-containing protein → MNKLIFILFPIALLFSCVQTDDNEQVQASDAQLLQIIDEQKTYQDSLNPFKKENNILYYDVSPEALAKDHEITAGIYQRLQAIDKSTLSFDNQINHTILAYKLKNEIDSYQNFDHYLPITAEGGFHAYMTFMVNRSTFKSSEDYQTYLQRLIALDTYFEQQTYWMKKGLESGISQPQVVLEGFEYSISSLIVEDVTKSEFYRPFITMPDHISTEQQDELKQQAQKIISENINPMYQRFYDFMVNVYIPNARQTIAAKDFPNGADFYQNRIEHYTTLTMNADEIHNVGLKEVARIRAEMEEVIKEVEFKGSFAEFVEFLRTDPQFYATTPEQLLKEASYIAKKMDAKLPSLFKTLPRTPYGVIPVPASLAPKYTTGRYSGPSRDDQPGNYWVNTYALDRRPLYVLEALTLHEAVPGHHLQGSIAREMENVPEFRNETYISAFGEGWGLYSEYLGIEAGFYQDPYSRFGRLTYEMWRAVRLVVDTGMHMKGWTRQQAMDYLASNSALSLHNVQTEIDRYISWPAQALSYKLGEITIKALRVEAEQALGEHFDLREFHDEVLKNGAIPLSLLETIIRDYIAQKQAEIDTLVSS
- a CDS encoding DUF523 domain-containing protein, encoding MSKILISSCFLGNKVRYDGKTKSIVDPQITTWQQQGCLVVICPEVSGGLSVPRARAEQVGNKVIDEFGVDVSEQFQQGAKHALGLCLQHQIKFALLKEYSPSCGSNQVYNGDFNGTKVNGKGVTAQLLSDHGIAVYSELTLAQLIIDYNRA
- a CDS encoding monovalent cation:proton antiporter-2 (CPA2) family protein, which produces MSALTSGVIFLSAAVIAVPIFTRFKLGAILGYLAAGLIIGPSVLGLINDPEQILHFAELGVVFLLFVIGLELEPEKLLRMRNQILFIGGGQLLFCALAITAILLLLSFDWKIALVLGLAFGLSSTAFAIQLMKEKRLLTTPLGQKGFSILLMQDLAVIPILLLVAALAGSSNPNEPAWYISVLVIVGVLFSGRYLVNPLLRIMSRYGNTEVMTAAALLIVIATALVMQLVGLSMGLGAFIAGILLANSSFRHQLEVEIAPFKGLLLGLFFIAIGMNLELDLLIAQPVVIIGASLVLITIKTAIIYGLLRFNNQAGTHPLRLALMLSQGGEFAFVIFNLAVADSLLPNEIAGQATLIVGISMALTSPLVILYEKLQQRKTATPEYDTETDILEPEVIIAGFGRFGQITGRILTANNIHFTALDNNAEHIEFIKQFGNKVFFGDATNLRLLKAAGIEHVRIMFIAADSDKHGFDIAKTVKEHFPHIKIIARAKSRFSVLKYRDIGVYTNVREMFDSSLTAAQIVLEEYGFDKAKAKHLVKVFKAHDEEMLEKSYQGQNKFDIKELIKVSNQGRAELETLFKQDHD
- a CDS encoding peroxiredoxin-like family protein, with the protein product MKRILTLLALLSLSLNVVAKPIAETQDLVSPLLPGQSIPSTMTSTIKNENVDLAELIRGKPTVLFFYRGGWCPFCNVQMGQLQEIEGDLKNLGFQLIGISTDSPTDLQKSINKKELSYQLLSDYNSNVSQAFGLAFYASQKVTDRYLAKMNLQNPLQKNAAGDERLVLPAPAVYVVDAKGLVQFQYVNPNYKTRLAPELLLHAAKLAM
- the deoA gene encoding thymidine phosphorylase; protein product: MFLPQEIIRQKRDGKVLSNAEIQGFVTGLVDRSFNDAQVGAMAMAIVQQGMNVDETVALTRQMMNSGDVLQWPELDGPIVDKHSTGGVGDKVSFMLAAIVAANGAYVPMISGRGLGHTGGTVDKLESIAGFNVQPTTEQFKHIVKDVGMAIIGQTSNIAPADKRLYSIRDITATVESVPLITASILSKKLSAGLNALVMDVKVGNGAMMQDIQASKELAQSIVNVANGAGVKTQAIITDMNQVLGNTAGNALEIKETLDYLSGEYRDPRLHEVVNALACAMLIDAELAKNTNDAKQLVNNVLSNGKAAEVFAKMITHMGGPSDLFSTPDKYMPVANVIEDIKAPTIGVINAMQTRDIGMAVVTLGGGRLSNGQDVDHSVGFDQIIHIGSKVTAGDVIARVHANSADSLAIAKNSYLNSVQISEVVNNFNPVIYQTITENRKAE
- a CDS encoding cytidine deaminase → MAKVEQNLNISALELAAKNAYNNAYAPYSNFFVGAAALTKNGNIVSGCNVENASYGLTVCAERNCIAQAVINGEQQFQTLVIYTEQEKLTPPCGACRQVIAEFLDQSAIVTAVNHLDQQISWTVKQLLPDAFTPKDLE
- a CDS encoding spermidine synthase — protein: MFNCNHKFLGLLAFILFIPFSVQAEIIKEERSLYRNIIVEDKGDIRCLKFSVKRLKTSQSCIDKTKPKALVFDYTKYVMSSLLFNPSPKKVLIIGLGGGTLSNSLLELFPDVEIDNVEIDPAVIRVAKQYFDFKTSDKVRSHTQDGRIFIKRAKRKNQQYDLIILDAFNGEYIPEHLLTKEFLEETQSLLTDNGVLVANTFSSSKLYHHETATYHAVFGDFYSLQKGYNKGNRVIMLPKIKPTNVELSERLIKLEPRLADYNIKLTNMLAFLEIEQLPDEEYKVLTDQYSPANLL
- a CDS encoding fused MFS/spermidine synthase; this encodes MNRTFHNYFIYLLAFSSGFSIMGIELLGGRILAPYFGSSVHVWGSIITVFMLSLSFGYLLGGRLSLTKPSLKRYGSIFMFAGIALLPIAYFATPMLEFVFDNIEDSRYGSLVASMLLFFIPTIILGMISPYSVRLLVTSHIESGHVAGMLYFVSTLGSAIGTLATSFYLVLWFEVNTIIFSFCLLLITLGILAICFYKMEFKNAHVQLQS
- a CDS encoding LacI family DNA-binding transcriptional regulator, which gives rise to MKATSFDIAYRAGVSQSTVSRALRNSPLVNEETRLKVQAIAKELNYKVDKNARNLRSQQSNTIALLLFEDSTSDDSQINPFFLSMLGSITRACANKGYDLLVSFQQMDNDWHAEFEDTNKADGIILLGYGDYVEYKKKLVQLLEQKTHFVRWGAEVKDMQVATLGCDNIHGGMQLTQHLLHKGRSRCAFIGTASRRAPEFNDRYKGHVKALKKAGVSVDENLQVDALYTEEAGYLATKDLLAQGVKFDSLFGACDLIAIGAIRALKEHGLKIPDDVSVVGFDDIPMANFINPPLTTAKQDTILAGQLLVDNLLKLVGGEQPNTTLIPSQLIERGSTDT